One part of the Symphalangus syndactylus isolate Jambi chromosome 1, NHGRI_mSymSyn1-v2.1_pri, whole genome shotgun sequence genome encodes these proteins:
- the GLYATL2 gene encoding glycine N-acyltransferase-like protein 2, with the protein MLVLHNAQKLQILYKSLEKSIPESIKVYGAIFNIKDKNPFNMEVLVDAWPDYQMVITRPQKQEMKDDQDHYTNTYHIFTKAPDKLEEVLSYSSVINWEQTLQIQGCQEGLDEAIRKAATSKSVQVDYTKTMLFIPELPKKHKTSSNEKMELFKVDDDNKEGNFSNMFLDASHAGLVNEHWAFGKNERSLKYIERCLQDFLGFGVLGPEGQLVSWIVMEQSCELRMGYTIPRYRHQGNMLQIGYHLEKYLSQKEIPFYFHVADNNEKSLQALKNLGFKICPCGWHQWKCTPKKYC; encoded by the exons GTATATGGCGCCATTTTCAACATTAAAGATAAAAACCCTTTCAACATGGAGGTGCTGGTAGATGCCTGGCCAGATTACCAGATGGTCATTACTCGGCCTCAGAAACAG GAGATGAAAGATGACCAGGATCATTATACCAACACTTACCACATCTTCACCAAAGCTCCTGACAAGTTAGAGGAAGTCCTGTCATACTCCAGTGTAATCAACTGGGAGCAAACTTTGCAGATCCAAG GTTGCCAAGAGGGCCTGGATGAAGCAATAAGAAAGGCTGCAACTTCAAAATCAGTGCAGGTAGATTACACGAAAACCATGCTCTTTATACCAGAATTACCAAAGAAGCACAAGACCTCAAGTAATGAAAAGATGGAGTTATTTAAAGTGGATGATGATAACAA GGAAGGAAACTTTTCAAACATGTTCTTAGATGCTTCACATGCAGGTCTTGTAAATGAACACTGGGCCTTTGGGAAAAATGAGAGGAGCTTGAAATATATTGAACGCTGCCTCCAGGATTTTCTAGGATTTGGTGTGCTGGGTCCAGAGGGCCAGCTTGTCTCTTGGATTGTGATGGAACAGTCCTGTGAGTTAAGAATGGGTTATACTATCCCCAGATACAGACACCAAGGCAACATGTTGCAAATTGGTTATCATCTTGAAAAGTATCTCTCTCAAAAAGAAATCCCATTTTATTTCCATGTGGCAGACAATAATGAGAAAAGCCTACAGGCACTGAAAAATTTGGGGTTTAAGATTTGTCCTTGTGGTTGGCATCAGTGGAAATGCACCCCCAAGAAATATTGCTGA